The Prochlorococcus sp. MIT 0801 genomic sequence CCGTTGAATGCCTGGGTTGAAGAAGAAAAAATTTATGAATTAACATCAATTATTTTATCCCTATGGAGAGATAATGGGGAACGTAATATAAGACCTAAAGGTAGGTTTAGATTTTATTTAGATAAAATTGGCATTGAAACATTTAGAGATCTTATCGAAAAACAATATGGAACATTAAAAGAAGATCCAGGCTCAATATTTTCAGATAAACCAAGGTCATTTTTTGGAATTCATTCTCAAAAACAAGAAGGTAAATATTTTGCAGGAATTCATGTGCCAGTAGGCCGTCTTTTGGCTGAAGATTTACAAGATCTAGCAAATATATGTGAGAATTTTGGTGATAAAGAAATAAGACTTACCGAAGATCAAAATATTATTATTACTGGTATAGATACAAATCTAATTGAAGAATTTAAGGAGCAATCTATCTTACAAAAGTTTCCATTAGAACCAGAAACTATTGCAGCAGGTACTGTTTCTTGTACTGGAAATACCTATTGTGGTTTCGCTCTAACAAATACAAAGGATCAAGCTTTAAAAATCTCGCATGAATTAGACAAAGAATTAGATTTGAAAGACGAATTAAAGATTCATTGGACTGGGTGTCCTAATAGTTGTGGTCAAGCCTATATGGGAGGAATTGGTTTAACGGGCAAAAAAGCTAAAGACAAAGAAGGAAAAACCGTTGAAGCTTATGATATAAGCATTGGTGGATCACAAGGGCCTAATTATAAATTAGGAGAATTAATAAAAAAATCTGTCCCTCAAGATGAATTAAAAGATGTACTAAAAGATTTACTTATTTCAGATTTTGATGCAAAAGAAAAAATATTTTTAAGTAAAAAATCTGGTTCATTATCTCGATTTATGAATTGGTTTAGTCCTCTTGGCAAAGATAAACCGCTGATTAATCGAGCTAATGGCAGCCACGACATCTTTTCCAAATTTATGAATCGAATTAGCAATTAATTCGATTTTATAAAAAATTATTTTTCTAACTTTTTAAATTTATGACTCAAAGTACTTCTCAAATGAGCTACGTCTTACCTAAAGATTCTATTTCTCGTTTCATGAATTGGTTTAACAACCTTGGTAAAGATAAACCGCTGATTAATCGAGCTAATGGCAGCCACGACATCTTTTCCAAATTTATGAATCGAATTAGCAATTAATTCGATTTTATAAAAAATTATTTTTCTAACTTTTTAAATTTATGACTTCAAGTGCCTCTCAAATGGACTATGTCCTACCAAATGAATTGGTAGATGGAATGATTGCTGCAGGTGGCAAGAAATCATCTGTAAGCGTAAAAAACTTGCTAATAAGAGGCTTCTATTCAGGAGCAATTTTAGGTTTAGCGACATGTCTTGCAATTACTATTGGTATTCAATCAGGGATGCCTTGGTTAGGTTCTTTTATATTTCCTTTTGGTTTTGCAAGTATCGTTCTTTTCGGTATGGAGCTTGTTACTGGTAATTTTGCGTTACTACCAATGGCTGTATGGGCTGGAAAGAGTTCTTGGTCTGCAACTGTAAGGAATTGGCTATGGGTTTGGATCGGTAATTTTCTAGGTACAGCATTTGTTGCCGTACTACTTTCAATTAGTTTATCAAGTGCTGGAAATGTAGATCCATTAACTGCTGCTGAAGGTGGAAAAGGATGGGCAGTTGTAGCAGCAAAAATAATAGCTATACATAAAGCAAACACAGTTGTTAAATATGAAGCACTTGGAAGTACTGGTTTTTTCCTTGCATTTTTACGTGGAGTAATTGCAAACTGGCTAGTTTGTTTAGGTGTAACAATGGCACTTGTAAGTAAAAGTGTTCCAGGAAAGATACTTGCTTGCTGGCTACCTATAACTGCATTCCAAACAATGGGAATGGAGCACATAGTAGTTAATATGTTTTTGCATACAACTGGCCCTCTACTTGGTTCGGGTATTCCTTTTACAAAAGTAATTTTTTGGAATTTCTTACCAGTGACGATTGGAAATATTGTTGGAGGAATGGTATTTATTGGAATGCTTTTCTATAGCACCCACAAAACTCCTATCTCTAATGTTTTACCAGACGTAAAAGATGAAAAATTAGAACGAGAGCTCGAAGCACAACTTGGTGCAAGATAAAATTAAAAAAATTAAATTTTAAACTAAATTAAGAAAGCCTAGAAAGTTGTATTCTAGGCTTTCTTAATATGTCTACTATTTAATAGTTATTAATAGGGTTTTAAAAAATTTTCCATTAATCTCTAAACAAATCAGATACTTGACTTGATCAATAAACAAATAGTAAATTAAAAAATTACTCTGATTAATTATTTTCTAATCCACTAAATTTAAATTCTATGATTATTGAAGAAAGCAATATATGGGATACCATTAATAACGCGAAAAAAACCAAGCCAAGTGCTGAGTGGCTTAAGACTGCATACAATCCAAATATTAACTTTGAACTTAGACAAGAAATCGCTATTCGCTTGGGACAATTATCAAAAGTAGGATGGATAAAAATAAAAGATCTACTTAAGACGTATGGAAATAAAGATGAACTAATCCTTGCTGCAGGACTTACTTATCAAGATGATGCCAAAGAATGGCTCTTAAACCATCTTTATAGTGATGACACAATGAACATCAAAGTCGTAGAAGCTTTGGCTTGCTGGGGAGGAACCTTACCGATTGAGCTTATTAAAAAAACATTAGAAGAAAAAAGTGCAGAAATGAAAATAGCTGGTTTAGAATTATTAAAATTCAAAGCTCATTTACTTTCTGATTTTGATTTACTTGAGATAGCAAAATCTCCTTTAAATGATTTCAGAGAAGAGATAGTGATCAAAACACTGACAATAATTCAAAGACGTGAAAGCTTAAATATCTGTGAAGCAATCAGCGATGTAATACAAAAAGGCTCGGATAAATCTGCATACTATGGACTAATGGCTCTTGGTTCAATCGGTACTGAAATTAGTAAAAAAATCCTATTAGATTTAGTTAAAAATTTAAAGAATACTGAGCGCAAAGAACTTGCAAAAAAACAACTTAACTTTGAAATATAAACTCCAATGACAAATAAATATGAAGAATTTAAAACCTATTTAAAAAAAATAGGTAGTGGTGAGTTTACAGGAAAAAGTCTTACTCGCGAAGAAACTAAATCAGCTCTCATGCTGATGCTAAAAGAAGAAGCAAGTGCAGCCCAAATTGGTGGCTTCATGATTGCACATAGAATTAGACGTCCTATCCCTGAAGAACTAGCCGGGATGATTGATGCCTATATCGAACTAGGACCCAAAATTCAATCGCCCAGTAATCAACGTCAACCTATATTTTTTGGGATGCCTTTTGATGGTAGGAAAAAAACTGCACCTATTTATCCTCTGACAACTTTACTATTACTAACTCAAAAACAGCCTGTTATTTTGCATGGTGGTTCTCGTATGCCAGTAAAATACGGCGTTACCCATAACGAACTCTTTCAAGCCTTAGGAATAAATTTAACCGGTCTATCCATAGAACAATTGCAAAGTTTTTTCAACCATAACGACCTAGCTTTAATACATCAGCCAGATCATTTTCCGCTAGCTGAAAATTTAATTCCTTATAGAGATCAAATAGGTAAGCGCCCACCTCTAGCAAGTATGGAATTAATCTGGACATGTCATCAAGGAAGTCATCTACATATAAGTGGCTATGTTCATTCTCCTACTGAAGAAAGACATTGGAAGACCTTAGAACTTATGGGAGAACAAAATGTGATTACTATCAAAGGACTGGAAGGTGGAATAGATCTTTCAATAAGTCGTTCATCAACAATTGGACAGTACAAAAATCAACATGGAACTAGAACTGTTTTTCATCCAAAAGACTACGAATGTTCTGGAAAAGATGTTGAATGGAGCGACATCACAGAATGGAAGAAATTTGCTTTACAAGCTCTTCATGGCGAGGGTCCTTTAAGTAAAGCACTTGAATGGAATACTGGTATTTACTTTTTTTATGCAGGTATAAGCTCTGATATTAAAGAAGGAATAAATAAAGCAAAAGAAGTAATCAATTCAGGATTTGCTCTCAAGCAATTAGAAAAATTAATTCATTGGAGTGACGAAAATATTGATTCCTAAAGTTTTAAAAAAATAAATTTAATACAAAGTTTTTTCCATCAAATAACGAGAAAAATGCACACCACCTATTTGGATTTCCTCAGGAGCAATAATTGTCCATCCATGACGTAAAAGCAGTTGATAACTACATAAACTTGCCTCAGTTTTTAAAGTTATTGGCTTATCTGTAAGAGTATCTGCCTCAATTTGATGTAATAGAGCCGTAGCATGCCCCTGCCGGGACGAACGCCCTCGGCAATAAAGCAATGCCAAGCGATTATGGGGATATTTTAAAGCAAATGCTTCAATCGTTTTATCAACACAACTCACCCAGCCCACCCCTTGCTTCAAAGGTTTATCTAAAATCCCAGGAAGATATGCCAAAGCCGACCACGCTTCAATCTGTTCTTGGCTGTACAAGGATTTATCGCAAGTTCGAATAGCATCTTCATAAACTTCTCTAAGAGCCATTTCATCAAAACTCTCACAAGGTCGCAAATATCGATTTAGACTGCTAAATGAAGCCAAGTTCTCTGACAGTATGAGAAGGTGAATAAATTATGAGCTATTTGCATTGAGAAGGCTAAAAATTCCCACCCTTTTAGGAGCTTTCATCACACTTCTAGATGATCGATTAGGCGAAACCATTGTTTTACCTTTATTACCTTTTTTATTAGAACAATTCACGACAAGCGCGACGACTCTTGGTTTTTTAACTGGAACTTATGCGATATCTCAGTTTGCTGCAGCCCCACTAATTGGAGCTATGAGTGATCGTTTCGGTCGTAAGCCAATCATGATCACATGTGTATCTGGTTCAGTAATAGGAATATGTCTATTTGCATTAACTGTAAGCCTAAATTGGGATAATTATTTACCTTTATGGGCCTCAACTTTACCTTTATCTTTACTATTTTTAGCAAGAATAATTGATGGTATAAGTGGTGGTACCGCAGCTACTGCTACTACAATACTTGCAGATATATCAACTCCCGAAAATCGCGCAAAAACCTTTGGATTAATTGGAGTAGCGTTTGGTTTAGGTTTTATTCTTGGGCCAGGCTTAGGAACAGCTCTTGCTAAATTTAGTGTTACTTTACCGGTATGGGTGGCCAGCGGATTTGCAATATTTAATCTTATTTTTGTAATTTGGTTTCTACCGGAAACACTGCCCAAAAACAAAAGAAATTTACTACCAAGAAAAAGAGATTTGAATCCAATTAGTCAGCTACTAGTTGTATTTAAAAACCCCTTAGCTAGAAGACTTTGCTTATCGTTCTTTGTTTTCTTTATGGCATTTAATGGCTTTACAGCTGTTTTAGTCCTTTATTTAAAAGAAAAATTTGGATGGAGTCCTGAATTATGTAGTGCTGCTTTTATTGTCGTTGGAGTTATTGCGATGATTGTTCAAGGAGGCCTAATTGGTCCTCTTGTAAAAAGATTTGGGGAGTCGAGATTAACTTTTGCTGGTATTGGCTTTGTAATGACAGGATGCATTCTTTTAACGCTCGCCAATATAGACACGTCAATTCCTCTTGTATTTTCTGGCGTCGCAATACTTGCAATGGGAACTGGACTAGTAACTCCTAGTTTAAGAGCACTAATTTCAAGAAGACTAAGTTCTATTGGTCAAGGAGCAGTATTGGGAAATCTGCAGGGTTTACAAAGTCTGGGAACTTTTCTTGGAGCAATAGCAGCAGGACGGTCATATGATCTTTTGGGTCCAAGAAGTCCATTCTTTGGCACAATATTGCTTCTACTATTTGTTATGTTTTTAATTTCAGGGAAAAGTCTTACCAAGAAAAAAGTAATCTCCTAGACTAATAGATGATCAAGATATTAAAGTAATAATTAGAAATTGAATAAATTGGTTATAGATATGACTAGTCCAAAAATCAATAATGAAACTTATATTAATCGTGAACTCAGTTGGATAGATTTTAACAAACGTGTTTTAGAACTTGCTACAGAAGAGGAAACGCCATTACTAGAAAAAATTAAATTCAGTTCAATTTTTAGCAATAATTTAGACGAATTTTTTATGGTTAGAGTTGCTTCATTAAAATCACAAGTAGAAGGTGGAATCTCAAAAAGAAGCCAAGATGGAAAATCACCTGAAGAACAACTTATCGGAATTCGAAATTATTTAGACCCTATTTTAAAGACGCAGCAATATAAAACAAAACAATATATTGAAGATGACTTTAAAAAAGAGAATATATTTATTCTTGAATATAAAGAATTAAATGAAAGACAAAAAGTTTGGATAAATAATTATTTTACAACTGCAATTTTTCCGATACTAACTCCCTTAGCCGTTGACCCTTCTCATCCATTCCCATTTATAAGTAATCTTAGTTTAAATTTAGCTGCAATTATCGTCGATAGTGAATCAGATAAAGAGCAATTTACCCGCATAAAAATTCCTGGAGAGAGTATTTCCAGATTTATAAGTATTCCAATTGAACTACATAATAATGAATCAACAAAATACACAGGAATAGCGATTGAACAAATCATTGCAAATAATCTGTCCATGCTTTTCCCTGGAATGAGTGTTAAAGAATATTCATTCTTTCGCGTTACAAGAGATGCTGATCTAGAGCTTCGAGACCTTGAAGCTGATGATTTAATGAGTGCTCTAGAAGAAGGTTTACGCAAGCGTCGCAAAGGAGGTGAAGTAGTCAGGCTAGAAGTCTCTACAAATACGCCAAAAGTGATTCTTGATCTTTTGCAAGAAGGGATGAATATTGACAAAGAAAACTTATATCAAATTGAGGGGTTACTAGCATTAGATGAATTAATAGAATTAACTAATTTCAATCTTCCTAAATTAAAATTTAGGGAGCATCAAGGCGTTACTCATAATTCACTCAAAAATAGTCAATTACGAGAACAAGAAGAATTAGATACAAGAAATAACAGCAATTTTAAAAGTATATTCTCCATTATTCGCCGTAGTGATTTACTAGTTCATCACCCATACAATCTATTCTCAACATCAGTCGAAGAGTTTATTAATCAAGCCGCGGAAGATAAGCAAGTCATGGGAATCAAAATGACCTTGTATAGAATTTCCAAAGACTCTTTAATTATTGATGCCCTAATAAGAGCTGCTGAGAAAGGAAAGCAAGTCATGGCTCTAGTTGAACTAAAAGCAAGATTTGATGAAGATAATAATATCCAATGGGCAAAACAATTAGAGCAAGCTGGAGTGCATGTTGTCTATGGAGTCATTGGACTAAAAACTCATACAAAAATCGCTTTGATTATAAGAAAAGAAAAAAACAGATTAAGAACATACTTTCATATTGGGACTGGTAATTATAATTCGAAAACGTCTAAAACATATACAGATTTTGGCTTACTGTCTTGTCAACCTGAACTTGGTCAAGATCTTATTGAACTATTTAATTATCTGACTGGATTTGCTAAACAACAATCCTACAGAAAATTATTAGTTGCACCGGTAACTCTTAGAAGTGGAATAGAAAAACTAATAAAAAGAGAAATCAATTATGCAAAAAATGGCTTACCAGCAAAGATAATAGCCAAGATGAACTCCCTAGTTGATCCAGAAATCATAAAATTACTTTATCTAGCATCACAGGAAGGAGTAAAAATTGAACTTATAATTAGAGGAATGTGCTGCCTATATCCTCAGAAAAAAGGCTTAAGCGAAAATATAAAAGTAACAAGCATTATTGGTAGATTTTTAGAG encodes the following:
- the ppk1 gene encoding polyphosphate kinase 1; protein product: MTSPKINNETYINRELSWIDFNKRVLELATEEETPLLEKIKFSSIFSNNLDEFFMVRVASLKSQVEGGISKRSQDGKSPEEQLIGIRNYLDPILKTQQYKTKQYIEDDFKKENIFILEYKELNERQKVWINNYFTTAIFPILTPLAVDPSHPFPFISNLSLNLAAIIVDSESDKEQFTRIKIPGESISRFISIPIELHNNESTKYTGIAIEQIIANNLSMLFPGMSVKEYSFFRVTRDADLELRDLEADDLMSALEEGLRKRRKGGEVVRLEVSTNTPKVILDLLQEGMNIDKENLYQIEGLLALDELIELTNFNLPKLKFREHQGVTHNSLKNSQLREQEELDTRNNSNFKSIFSIIRRSDLLVHHPYNLFSTSVEEFINQAAEDKQVMGIKMTLYRISKDSLIIDALIRAAEKGKQVMALVELKARFDEDNNIQWAKQLEQAGVHVVYGVIGLKTHTKIALIIRKEKNRLRTYFHIGTGNYNSKTSKTYTDFGLLSCQPELGQDLIELFNYLTGFAKQQSYRKLLVAPVTLRSGIEKLIKREINYAKNGLPAKIIAKMNSLVDPEIIKLLYLASQEGVKIELIIRGMCCLYPQKKGLSENIKVTSIIGRFLEHSRIFWFNNDGDAEVFIGSADWMRRNLDRRVEAVTPIEDNKIKKEIKHLLDSYLEPNKDSWNMQSDGSYTKNQILNDKKKYIQEKIIKLYKKEEH
- a CDS encoding formate/nitrite transporter family protein: MDYVLPNELVDGMIAAGGKKSSVSVKNLLIRGFYSGAILGLATCLAITIGIQSGMPWLGSFIFPFGFASIVLFGMELVTGNFALLPMAVWAGKSSWSATVRNWLWVWIGNFLGTAFVAVLLSISLSSAGNVDPLTAAEGGKGWAVVAAKIIAIHKANTVVKYEALGSTGFFLAFLRGVIANWLVCLGVTMALVSKSVPGKILACWLPITAFQTMGMEHIVVNMFLHTTGPLLGSGIPFTKVIFWNFLPVTIGNIVGGMVFIGMLFYSTHKTPISNVLPDVKDEKLERELEAQLGAR
- a CDS encoding anthranilate phosphoribosyltransferase family protein; this encodes MTNKYEEFKTYLKKIGSGEFTGKSLTREETKSALMLMLKEEASAAQIGGFMIAHRIRRPIPEELAGMIDAYIELGPKIQSPSNQRQPIFFGMPFDGRKKTAPIYPLTTLLLLTQKQPVILHGGSRMPVKYGVTHNELFQALGINLTGLSIEQLQSFFNHNDLALIHQPDHFPLAENLIPYRDQIGKRPPLASMELIWTCHQGSHLHISGYVHSPTEERHWKTLELMGEQNVITIKGLEGGIDLSISRSSTIGQYKNQHGTRTVFHPKDYECSGKDVEWSDITEWKKFALQALHGEGPLSKALEWNTGIYFFYAGISSDIKEGINKAKEVINSGFALKQLEKLIHWSDENIDS
- a CDS encoding acetyltransferase, whose protein sequence is MALREVYEDAIRTCDKSLYSQEQIEAWSALAYLPGILDKPLKQGVGWVSCVDKTIEAFALKYPHNRLALLYCRGRSSRQGHATALLHQIEADTLTDKPITLKTEASLCSYQLLLRHGWTIIAPEEIQIGGVHFSRYLMEKTLY
- a CDS encoding tetracycline resistance MFS efflux pump, which codes for MRRLKIPTLLGAFITLLDDRLGETIVLPLLPFLLEQFTTSATTLGFLTGTYAISQFAAAPLIGAMSDRFGRKPIMITCVSGSVIGICLFALTVSLNWDNYLPLWASTLPLSLLFLARIIDGISGGTAATATTILADISTPENRAKTFGLIGVAFGLGFILGPGLGTALAKFSVTLPVWVASGFAIFNLIFVIWFLPETLPKNKRNLLPRKRDLNPISQLLVVFKNPLARRLCLSFFVFFMAFNGFTAVLVLYLKEKFGWSPELCSAAFIVVGVIAMIVQGGLIGPLVKRFGESRLTFAGIGFVMTGCILLTLANIDTSIPLVFSGVAILAMGTGLVTPSLRALISRRLSSIGQGAVLGNLQGLQSLGTFLGAIAAGRSYDLLGPRSPFFGTILLLLFVMFLISGKSLTKKKVIS
- a CDS encoding ferredoxin--nitrite reductase; its protein translation is MVQYYLEGKKLNQVEKNKAAKDGLEIGKDIDKFAEMGWEQMDKTDLELRLKWYGMFWRPKTPGKFMLRLRIPNGIINAEQLKVIASIVARYGENGSCDITTRQNIQLRGVLISDLPEILNRLKKVNISTTQSGFDNPRNVTGNPIAGVDPEEIIDTRIYTSKMQDHLTNDGKGNSEFSNLPRKWNTAIAGSKDNFLLHNDLIFHPVKINGVLGFSVWIGGVLSSVMNEYAVPLNAWVEEEKIYELTSIILSLWRDNGERNIRPKGRFRFYLDKIGIETFRDLIEKQYGTLKEDPGSIFSDKPRSFFGIHSQKQEGKYFAGIHVPVGRLLAEDLQDLANICENFGDKEIRLTEDQNIIITGIDTNLIEEFKEQSILQKFPLEPETIAAGTVSCTGNTYCGFALTNTKDQALKISHELDKELDLKDELKIHWTGCPNSCGQAYMGGIGLTGKKAKDKEGKTVEAYDISIGGSQGPNYKLGELIKKSVPQDELKDVLKDLLISDFDAKEKIFLSKKSGSLSRFMNWFSPLGKDKPLINRANGSHDIFSKFMNRISN